In Solanum pennellii chromosome 3, SPENNV200, a single window of DNA contains:
- the LOC107012229 gene encoding protein-L-isoaspartate O-methyltransferase 1-like encodes MPSSISLHSVSAIAYGFRYRAPLKHTCLLYAHHLRSFHRQKSPLFSSSFCRFLNPYSFTGNSRFSRMEQFWSGSAVNRNKGMTEQLRRCGVIKSQEVIEIMETVDRGLFVPEGTPAYVDSPMSIGYNATISAPHMHAMCLELLEDRLQPGMHALDVGSGTGYLTACFALMVGPQGRVVGVEHIPELVAWSIKNVEKSAAAPLLKEGSLSLHVGDGRKGWPEHAPYDAIHVGAAAADVPQDLIDQLKPGGRMVIPVGTFFQDLKVIDKKLDGSISVRSETSVRYVPLTSREAQIKGTD; translated from the exons ATGCCGTCTTCTATATCCTTACATTCTGTGTCAGCTATAGCGTATGGTTTCCGCTACCGTGCGCCTTTAAAGCACACTTGTTTATTATACGCCCACCATCTCCGTAGTTTTCACCGCCAAAAATCTCCTCTCTTCTCTTCATCCTTTTGCCGTTTCCTAAATCCATATTCCTTCACGGGAAACTCTCGCTTCTCTCGAATGGAG CAATTTTGGAGTGGAAGTGCCGTTAACAGAAACAAGGGAATGACTGAGCAGTTGCGAAGATGTGGAGTCATAAAATCACAGGAAGTAATAGAAATAATGGAAACTGTAGATAGGGGTTTGTTTGTACCTGAGGGTACTCCTGCTTACGTTGATAGCCCCATGAGTATAGGTTACAATGCCACTATTTCAGCACCTCATATGCATGCTATGTGTCTTGAATTATTGGAGGATAGGTTGCAGCCTGGCATGCATGCTCTTGATGTTGGTTCAG GAACGGGGTATCTCACAGCATGTTTTGCTCTGATGGTTGGACCACAAGGTCGAGTTGTTGGTGTGGAACATATACCAGAGTTGGTTGCGTGGTCAATCAAGAATGTTGAAAAGAGTGCAGCAGCTCCTTTATTAAAAGAAGGGTCCCTCTCATTGCATGTTGGTG ACGGGAGGAAGGGTTGGCCAGAGCACGCACCTTATGACGCTATTCACGTTGGAGCAGCTGCAGCTGATGTTCCACAGGATCTCATTGACCAGTTAAAGCCCGGGGGAAGGATGGTAATTCCAGTGGGTACTTTTTTTCAAGACCTCAAGGTTATAGACAAAAAATTGGATGGTTCAATAAGTGTTCGAAGTGAGACTTCTGTCCGTTATGTTCCACTGACTAGTCGAGAAGCGCAGATAAAGGGCACCGACTAG
- the LOC107014599 gene encoding 28 kDa ribonucleoprotein, chloroplastic-like: protein MSSLTKPLIKNLSMATNSCLISLPPFFTTTKSMSFISTPLKPISLSSSLSLKKTTTQFPSIVSVVAALQDDDSSVGLEDKEQGGEALSFDFASVGDAGESDEAEPEAEAEAEEYQEPPEDAKLFVGNLPYDIDSEGLAQLFQQAGVVEIAEVIYNRETDRSRGFGFVTMSTVEEAEKAVVLYNRYDLNGRLLTVNKAARRGSQPERPPRTFQPTYRIYVGNIPWDIDDARLEQVFSEHGKVVSARVVYDRESGRSRGFGFVTMSSEAEMSEAIANLDGQTLDGRTIRVNAAEERPRRNSF, encoded by the exons ATGTCTTCTCTTACCAAACCCTTAATCAAGAATTTATCAATGGCGACCAATTCTTGCCTTATCTCTCTTCCACCCTTCTTCACTACAACCAAATccatgtcttttatttcaaccCCATTAAAACCCATCTCCCTTTCTTCCTCTTTATCTCTTAAAAAGACCACTACCCAATTCCCATCTATTGTTTCTGTAGTGGCTGCTCTGCAAGATGATGACAGCAGTGTTGGCCTTGAAGATAAAGAACAAGGTGGGGAAGCGCTTAGCTTTGATTTTGCAAGTGTTGGTGATGCAGGGGAGAGTGATGAGGCTGAGCCTGAGGCTGAGGCAGAGGCAGAGGAGTATCAAGAACCTCCGGAAGATGCGAAATTGTTTGTTGGGAATTTACCCTATGATATAGACAGTGAGGGGTTGGCTCAGTTGTTCCAACAGGCTGGTGTTGTTGAGATTGCTGAG GTCATTTACAATAGGGAGACTGATAGGAGTCGTGGATTCGGGTTTGTGACAATGAGCACCGTGGAAGAAGCTGAGAAAGCTGTAGTACTGTACAACCGTTAT GATCTCAATGGAAGGCTCTTGACAGTCAACAAAGCTGCTCGAAGAGGATCACAGCCAGAACGTCCACCTCGAACATTTCAGCCTACTTACAGAATCTATGTTGGCAACATCCCATGGGACATTGATGATGCACGCCTTGAGCAAGTCTTCAGTGAACATGGTAAAGTAGTAAGTGCTCGGGTGGTTTATGACAGAGAGTCTGGAAGGTCACGAGGCTTTGGTTTTGTGACAATGTCAAGTGAAGCTGAGATGAGTGAAGCAATAGCCAACCTTGATGGACAG ACTTTGGATGGGAGGACGATCAGGGTAAATGCTGCTGAAGAAAGACCTAGGCGCAACTCATTTTGA